The following coding sequences lie in one Lolium perenne isolate Kyuss_39 chromosome 2, Kyuss_2.0, whole genome shotgun sequence genomic window:
- the LOC127330436 gene encoding ubiquinol oxidase 2, mitochondrial-like, with the protein MAHLGARFFVAGGRSSAALGIGPVRTARAAAMGTPEMWKCGGARLSSTAATPVSGPLTPPASCSKKKKEETEAASYWGVAPTRLVKEDGTEWKWSCFRPWDAYEADVSIDLTKHHQPATMGDKMARWTVKAMRWHADLFFQRRYGCRAMMLETVAAVPGMVAGVVLHLRSLRRFEQSGGWIRALLEEAENERMHLMTFMEVSQPRWHERALVVAVQGVFFNVYLATYLLSPRVAHRVVGYLEEEAVHSYTEFLRDLDAGKIDDVPAPAIAIDYWRLPPGATLKDVVTVVRADEAHHRDVNHYASDIYYQGHALREVPAPIGYH; encoded by the exons ATGGCCCATCTAGGGGCCCGCTTCTTCGTGGCCGGTGGTCGCTCATCCGCGGCGCTCGGCATCGGGCCTGTGCGTACCGCGCGCGCAGCTGCCATGGGGACGCCGGAAATGTGGAAATGCGGCGGTGCTCGCTTGAGCAGCACCGCGGCCACGCCGGTATCAGGCCCCTTGACGCCGCCGGCGTCTTGCAgtaagaagaagaaagaggagaCGGAGGCGGCGAGCTACTGGGGCGTGGCGCCGACGAGGCTCGTCAAGGAGGACGGGACCGAGTGGAAGTGGTCGTGCTTCAGG CCGTGGGATGCGTACGAGGCGGACGTGTCCATTGATCTGACGAAGCACCACCAGCCGGCGACGATGGGGGACAAGATGGCCAGGTGGACGGTCAAGGCCATGCGCTGGCATGCCGACCTCTTCTTCCAG AGGAGGTACGGCTGCCGGGCGATGATGCTGGAGACGGTGGCCGCAGTCCCCGGCATGGTGGCCGGCGTGGTGCTCCACCTCCGGTCGCTCCGGCGCTTCGAGCAGAGCGGCGGATGGATCCGGGCGCtgctggaggaggccgagaacgaGCGCATGCACCTCATGACCTTCATGGAGGTGTCCCAGCCGCGGTGGCACGAGCGCGCGCTCGTCGTGGCCGTCCAGGGCGTCTTCTTCAACGTCTACCTCGCCACCTACCTGCTCTCCCCGAGGGTCGCGCACCGCGTGGTGGGCTACCTGGAGGAGGAGGCCGTGCACTCCTACACCGAGTTCCTCCGCGACCTCGACGCCGGCAAGATCGACGACGTGCCCGCGCCCGCCATCGCCATCGACTACTGGCGCCTCCCGCCCGGCGCCACGCTCAAGGACGTCGTCACGGTCGTCCGCGCCGACGAAGCGCACCACCGCGACGTCAACCACTACGCCTCC GACATATATTACCAGGGGCATGCGCTGCGGGAGGTACCTGCACCGATCGGCTACCACTGA